Genomic DNA from Scytonema hofmannii PCC 7110:
ACAAAATTATTAATGAAGCAATGCTCGCATCAATCCGCAACACACTGACCAGAGTTTGTGAAAAAAATAAGTGTATGCTCAAAGAATTTAATGGTGAATCAGACCACGTTCATTTGCTGTTAGACTTTCACCCTGACAACAATCTCTCCTCTCTCATCGGTTCTATGAAATCCGCTTCGAGTCGTATTGTCAGGAGTGAGTTCAAAGAAATAATCGATAAATATTACTGTCAAGATAAATTTTGGAGCGATTCCTACTGTGCTGTTTCTTGTGGAGGTGCTCCGCTGGAGATAGTCAAGCAATACATTCAATCTCAAGATAAGCCAAAAAGATAATTGGGAAAATATCAACTGTTCCCATAGGGGGAACGTTAATATTTTCCCCACCTTATATCCCCACAGACGCGAAGATGGGGAATTACGGTGTTTTTGTTAAATATCAAAGCGGTATTTTTTTATGCTTGACTTTGCACAAACATATGAGAAACTAATTATTAGTGTATCTAAATATTTAAGAACAATAGGCTCTATGGCTGACGGTCAGTATTGTCTAATTTTGCAAACGAATTGTAATAGTTCGAGCTAGACAGTAGATTTGTAAGCAAAGAGCAACTGTAATTCACGATTTGCGTGCGATCGCCTCTTTGTGAATAAATAGTAAGAACGCTAAATTTCTGTGGTTCTAAATTTAAGTTTAACTAACACGACTTCAGAATGAGTGGACTTGTAAAGTCCAAGTTCGATAAAGCTTCTGACCGCCCTGAAAACAAGGTTGTAGACATTTACAAGAGGAAGACACTGATGGGACAAAGTCATAGAGAACGTTTTGAAGAAGGTAAACTGAGATTTGGTTCTTTTCAGATTCCTCCTGCTCTGAAATCTTTAAATGTTTGTTGTTTCGTCATGGGAGAAAGTGTATCTTTTTTTGGCTCTTGGATGACCCAAATAGCCTTGGTATGGATGGTTTATCAATTAACCAATTCAGCCGTGTTAGTTGGTGTTGCAGGATTTACCAATCAAGCTCTGGGTTTGATTATTACACCTTTGGTAGGAGTCTTGTTGGATCGCTGGAATCTACGATACGTGTTACTAACAACTCAGTTACTAAACGTTCTTTTATCTTCTCTCTTAACTTTTCTGACTCTTAACGGTCAGCTCAATGTTGTATGGATTATTATTATTGGTGCTCTTCAAGGGACACTAAAAGCTTTCGATTTACCAGCACGTTTGGTAACAATTCCCAGACTTGTAGAGGATAAAACAGAGACTTACAGTGCAATTTCTCTCCATTCTTTCTCGATTAATACAGCTAAATTTGCCAGTCCTATGATTGCGGGTATATTGCTTGCTAGCTCTGGAGCAACTGCTTGTTTTTTAATAGATGCTATTACCTATATACCCTTTATATCCGCGATTTTAACTACAAAAATTAGAGCTATTCCTAATAAATTATCCTCTGATAAAACTCCTTTCTTAAAGACTTTGAAAGAAGGTTTTGTTTTTGCTTATGATTTTTTGCCTATAAAATATGCCTTTATATTACAAATCATTATTTGTTTTATGGCAATGACTCATGTTAACTTAATGCCGATTTTTACTCAAAAAATATTGAATGGTAATGCTGAAACCATGGGCTTTCTCATGACAGCTTCAGCTCTTGGTTCTATAGTTGCAGGTTTTTATCTTATTCTTCGCAAGCAAGTCATAGGATTAGAGAAAATTATCACACGTTCTACGGCAATTTTAGGCTTGGGTTTGATGCTTTTTTCTCGTTCCAACAATCTAGAGATTTGTCTGGTTTTAATTTTTCTAGTAGGTATGAGTAATACTCTAACTCTGGCTTCAATTGGTAATTTTGTTCAATCAATTCTGACAGACGAAGATAAACGAGGTAGAGTTACAAGTATATTTACAACAGGTTTTTTGGGAGTACTGCCTTTTGGTAATTTGTTTTTTGGGGGATTGACAAATCAAATTGGAGTTGCTAATGCTATATTTTTTGGTGGTGCGTGTTGTCTTCTGGGAGCTTTTTATTTCTCCAGACAAGAATCTAAGATGAGAAGGATATTACATTCAGTATATTTAGAAATGGGTTTAACAGTAAACAGTGACCAGTGACCAGTGACCAGTTACCAGTAAGCAGTGAGCAGTAAGCAGTGAGCAGTGACCAGTTACCAGTTACCAGTGATTTATAACTAGTTAATCCCCGATCCCTAAGAGCTACTTCTGACTAATTGTTGGAGGAGTAATTGCTGCATATTGTTCGGGTGTTAGTAAAGCTTCTTGAATATTAAGAGGTTTAGGAAGTAAGCCATTTCTATAAAAATACTCTGCTACTCGCTGTTGTTCTTTCACTAAGTCTGGAGAGATTGCTCTCAAGCCATAGGTACGACGGCTAATTACTAAGTCCATCACGTTTGGAGGTAGTTTCTGTTCTGGTGCAATTAATTTTGCTGTCTCTTTAGGATGTGCTTCAGCCCATCGCTCGATTTTGTCTATTTCTTCAATGACTATCCGCAGTAATTCAGGATTATCTATAGCAAATTGTTTTCCTGCTATATAGTAACCACCAGGGGAATCAAGTCCTTGAGAATTTCTAAGAACGCGAACTTTACCCATTTTTTCAGCTATAGCTAGGTGAGGATCTCCTGTCACCCAAACAGGAATTTTTCCTTCTATAAATGTTGCACGGGCTTCCACGTTGGGTATGCTTAGAACTTGAATATCGCTGTATTTCAAACCCACATCTTCTAAAGCTCTTAGAATAAAATAGTGCGATGCAGAAGCTTTTTGGAAGACGACTTTTTGCCCCTTAATGTCTTTCAAAGTTTTGATAGGAGAATCTGGTGGAACAGCAATTGCACTCCCTCGACCAGTCTTTTCAGTTCGCCGCCGACCAACAACATAAACAATTTGAGCACCAGCCGCTTGAGCAAAAATAGGGGGAGTTTCTCCCACAGAACCTAGATCTACTTTACCCACATTCATAGCTTCCATGAGTTGAGGACCTTGGGCAAATTGCGCCCATTCCACCTTAACTCCCAAAGGTTCTAAACGCTTTTCCAAGACTTTTGTAACTCTAACTAAATCACCTGCTTGTTGATACCCCATGTGGAGTACTTTTGTCTTAATACCAGATGTTTTAGTATTATCTGACACTTGACGAGCAGAAGATTGCGTTTCTGTCTCTGTTTTCAGGTTTTCTCCACTGCAACCAATTAAAGTTAACGAAGTTGTAATGGTCAATAGTCCCGGTATTATAAGCACTTTAAAGCTGTGAAAGATATTGAAAGACCGAGTTTTGACTGTAGCAACCATAAATATATACCGTTTCTGTATGAAGTCTTAAGAAAGTTTCAGGTAGGTAGTGCCTACCTGAAACGCACTTAGCCCTTGTACCCGCTCGACCGTGAGAACATTGGGCATATTGGGCATTGGGCGTTGGAGCAACTCCTCATTGCTAGTCTCTTACCCCTAGCCCCTAGCCCCTAACCCCTAGTCCTCAGGTATTCTTCTGCTTCTTTCTCAATTGCCGTACCTTTGAAGAAGTCTCGATTGAGGCTGGTGTACAACTCCAAAGGATGGATTGATAAGAAATAACGAGATGATATCTGTATAGAGGCTAGCACCCCAAAGGAGGACGTGCTGTGCGGTAGTTATGGCGTTCTTCCCAAGTTTGCTGAAACCAACGGTAGCGACCTGCTCCAGGTAAATGTTCTTGAAAGCGATCGACAATTTTAGAACCACCTACTTGAGCTAGATAGTCAAGGAAAGCTGGTTCAAATTCTTGAGTATGTACATCAGTATCAATAATGGGATAGCCTAGCTGCTCCCGAATCTGTGCTGAACGAGTCTTCTTTTTAGGACGCTCAAGTGCAATTGTCATGGCGATTTCTCCTGGTGTCACTCGTTGACTTTTAGTTGTCGTCAATCCCTCACAAACATCAAGCAAGACCAAGCTGTTTTACACCGAGCACGGATGGCTCAAAATACCTGTTCTCGACCTTCACAACTTTGAATAGTTTATTTGTGGGGTATTTACGACAATTAAATACGGTTACTTGATTGATTTACCGTTGTTTATTTATAGTATAGTTACACAACATCGATTGAAATACAAGC
This window encodes:
- the tnpA gene encoding IS200/IS605 family transposase, which codes for KIINEAMLASIRNTLTRVCEKNKCMLKEFNGESDHVHLLLDFHPDNNLSSLIGSMKSASSRIVRSEFKEIIDKYYCQDKFWSDSYCAVSCGGAPLEIVKQYIQSQDKPKR
- a CDS encoding MFS transporter, translating into MGQSHRERFEEGKLRFGSFQIPPALKSLNVCCFVMGESVSFFGSWMTQIALVWMVYQLTNSAVLVGVAGFTNQALGLIITPLVGVLLDRWNLRYVLLTTQLLNVLLSSLLTFLTLNGQLNVVWIIIIGALQGTLKAFDLPARLVTIPRLVEDKTETYSAISLHSFSINTAKFASPMIAGILLASSGATACFLIDAITYIPFISAILTTKIRAIPNKLSSDKTPFLKTLKEGFVFAYDFLPIKYAFILQIIICFMAMTHVNLMPIFTQKILNGNAETMGFLMTASALGSIVAGFYLILRKQVIGLEKIITRSTAILGLGLMLFSRSNNLEICLVLIFLVGMSNTLTLASIGNFVQSILTDEDKRGRVTSIFTTGFLGVLPFGNLFFGGLTNQIGVANAIFFGGACCLLGAFYFSRQESKMRRILHSVYLEMGLTVNSDQ
- a CDS encoding aliphatic sulfonate ABC transporter substrate-binding protein, whose protein sequence is MVATVKTRSFNIFHSFKVLIIPGLLTITTSLTLIGCSGENLKTETETQSSARQVSDNTKTSGIKTKVLHMGYQQAGDLVRVTKVLEKRLEPLGVKVEWAQFAQGPQLMEAMNVGKVDLGSVGETPPIFAQAAGAQIVYVVGRRRTEKTGRGSAIAVPPDSPIKTLKDIKGQKVVFQKASASHYFILRALEDVGLKYSDIQVLSIPNVEARATFIEGKIPVWVTGDPHLAIAEKMGKVRVLRNSQGLDSPGGYYIAGKQFAIDNPELLRIVIEEIDKIERWAEAHPKETAKLIAPEQKLPPNVMDLVISRRTYGLRAISPDLVKEQQRVAEYFYRNGLLPKPLNIQEALLTPEQYAAITPPTISQK